From Paenibacillus sp. V4I7, one genomic window encodes:
- a CDS encoding bifunctional diguanylate cyclase/phosphodiesterase: MMERLSNTYDFPLVLLSIIIAIIASFAALDLGIRIHKAKGNARYIWLSGGAFAMGMGIWSMHFIAMLAFHLSIPVTYNVTLVIVSILPAIFSSGLALHMVSQPSMRTFQVIIGALFIGIGIVSMHYTGMEAMVMEATITYNRFLWALSAIIAFVVSLVALLLLFWAKQNSNKPDFGWRKVGSAVIMGVAISGMHFTGMSAATFTHDHNHISLSGSSFDNTLLAYSIGIGMLIILGLVFISTFVENRFESQSLGSERKFRSVIESANDAIILADSKGTIISWNTGAQLIFGYQEKDILGKMLQILIPERYREAHKKGMERYLTTGKPHVIGKTVELQGLREDGSEFPIEISLAAWVEEGNTYFSSIIRDITERKKTEEKINHMVYLDPLTGLPNRRLLNDRLTQALDQASENKQIIGIMFIDLDRFKYINDTLGHAIGDRLLIEVAKRIKGCMGKMDTVSRQGGDEFIVLLPNITSDDITKKAQKIVNVFTQSVVLSDHEMFLTPSIGISLYPSDGRDIETLIKNADTAMYRVKEQGKNNFQFYTPDMNEAVSQKMKLEMGLRKGLERGEFKVYYQPQIDVISGKVIGVEALIRWQHPEWGNISPDEFIPLAEETGLIIPIGEWVLYEACLQNKIWQNTGYPPLRIAVNISSRQFQQNNLFEVVSKTLKDTELDPQYLELELTESIIQDSKYAITTMQKLKAMGIHLSIDDFGTGYSSLSYLKLFPIDSLKIDRSFTSNIFEDSKDAALVHTIIDMAHNLDLKVIAEGVETQEQLHFLQQRQCNEAQGYFISRPVSGEELSIFLKNRS; this comes from the coding sequence ATGATGGAGAGACTCTCAAACACCTATGACTTCCCCCTAGTCCTTCTTTCTATTATAATCGCCATTATTGCTTCATTTGCTGCATTGGATCTAGGAATTCGTATACATAAAGCAAAAGGCAATGCCCGTTACATATGGTTATCTGGCGGAGCATTTGCGATGGGGATGGGCATTTGGTCCATGCATTTTATAGCTATGCTTGCATTCCATTTGTCTATTCCGGTCACTTACAATGTAACGCTGGTCATTGTTTCGATTCTTCCTGCCATTTTTTCATCGGGGTTAGCATTGCATATGGTAAGTCAACCTTCTATGCGTACATTCCAAGTCATCATAGGTGCCCTTTTCATTGGGATTGGAATTGTTTCTATGCACTATACCGGGATGGAAGCCATGGTGATGGAAGCAACAATTACATATAATCGTTTTCTATGGGCTCTTTCTGCCATCATCGCATTTGTCGTATCATTAGTAGCCTTACTTCTATTGTTTTGGGCGAAACAAAATTCGAATAAACCGGATTTTGGGTGGAGAAAAGTAGGAAGTGCTGTCATTATGGGGGTTGCTATATCAGGCATGCATTTCACTGGGATGTCGGCAGCAACGTTCACACACGATCATAACCATATCAGCTTGTCGGGATCATCGTTCGATAATACTCTTCTAGCGTATTCGATTGGCATTGGCATGCTGATCATTCTGGGATTGGTGTTTATCAGCACTTTTGTTGAGAACCGTTTTGAATCACAATCTTTGGGGTCAGAAAGAAAATTCCGTTCCGTGATCGAGTCCGCTAACGACGCTATTATTTTAGCCGACAGCAAGGGTACCATTATTTCATGGAACACCGGAGCCCAGCTCATTTTTGGGTATCAAGAAAAAGATATTTTAGGTAAAATGCTGCAAATCTTAATACCTGAACGATACAGAGAAGCTCATAAAAAAGGAATGGAACGTTACCTTACCACAGGCAAACCTCACGTTATTGGGAAAACCGTCGAATTACAAGGACTGAGAGAAGACGGAAGTGAATTTCCAATCGAAATTTCCCTTGCAGCGTGGGTAGAGGAAGGAAATACCTACTTCAGCAGCATCATTCGAGATATTACGGAACGCAAAAAAACGGAAGAAAAAATCAATCATATGGTATATCTTGATCCTTTGACAGGATTGCCAAATCGACGTTTACTCAATGATCGCCTCACGCAAGCATTGGATCAGGCAAGTGAAAATAAACAAATTATAGGGATTATGTTTATCGATTTGGATCGTTTCAAATATATCAACGACACGCTAGGACATGCCATAGGTGATCGTTTATTGATTGAGGTTGCCAAACGAATTAAAGGCTGCATGGGTAAAATGGATACCGTTTCACGCCAAGGTGGAGATGAATTTATTGTGCTTCTCCCCAATATTACTTCTGACGACATTACGAAAAAAGCCCAAAAAATAGTCAACGTATTCACGCAATCGGTTGTGTTAAGCGATCACGAGATGTTTCTAACCCCATCCATTGGGATCAGTTTATATCCATCCGATGGCAGGGATATAGAAACCTTGATCAAGAATGCGGATACAGCCATGTACCGTGTAAAGGAGCAAGGAAAAAATAATTTCCAGTTTTATACACCTGACATGAATGAAGCGGTGTCCCAAAAGATGAAGTTAGAGATGGGACTGCGCAAAGGTTTGGAACGCGGCGAATTTAAGGTTTACTATCAACCGCAGATTGATGTCATTTCCGGTAAAGTGATTGGTGTAGAAGCCCTGATCCGTTGGCAGCATCCGGAATGGGGAAATATATCGCCCGATGAGTTTATCCCCTTAGCCGAGGAGACTGGATTGATCATTCCAATAGGCGAATGGGTGCTTTATGAAGCATGCCTCCAAAATAAAATTTGGCAAAATACAGGCTATCCACCTTTACGTATCGCTGTAAATATATCTTCCCGTCAATTTCAACAAAACAATTTATTTGAGGTGGTCAGTAAAACTTTAAAAGACACGGAGCTTGACCCTCAATATCTTGAGCTTGAACTCACGGAAAGCATCATCCAAGATTCGAAGTATGCAATTACTACGATGCAGAAACTAAAAGCAATGGGTATTCATCTATCCATTGACGATTTTGGAACCGGATATTCTTCTTTAAGTTATTTGAAACTATTCCCTATCGACAGTTTAAAAATCGATCGCTCTTTTACAAGTAATATTTTTGAGGATTCAAAGGATGCAGCACTTGTTCATACCATCATCGATATGGCACATAATCTGGATTTAAAAGTGATTGCGGAAGGTGTTGAAACGCAGGAGCAGTTACATTTCCTTCAACAGAGACAATGTAACGAAGCGCAAGGATACTTTATTAGCCGCCCAGTATCGGGTGAAGAACTTTCCATTTTCTTAAAGAACCGTTCATAA